GTGGATCAACCGCTGGATAAATACCCAGTGATGCAATATTTCTTGAAAGAACTGTAGTTGCATCTAGATGGGCAAATGTAGTTGCTGGAGCTGGGTCAGTAAGGTCGTCTGCTGGAACGTATACAGCCTGTACAGAAGTGATTGAGCCTTTTTTAGTAGAGGTAATTCTCTCCTGAAGGGCACCCATCTCTGTAGCTAGCGTTGGCTGATATCCAACCGCAGAAGGCATACGTCCAAGAAGTGCTGAAACCTCTGAACCCGCTTGAGTAAATCTGAATATATTGTCAATAAATAGAAGAACGTCCTGACCCTCTTGATCTCTGAAGTATTCAGCCATAGTAAGTCCAGATAGGCCAACACGCATACGTGCTCCAGGAGGCTCATTCATCTGACCATATACTAGAACTGTTTTGTCAATAACTCCTGACTCCTTCATTTCTTCGTAAAGGTCATTTCCTTCTCTTGTTCTCTCGCCAACACCAGTAAATACCGAAATACCACCGTGCTCTTTTGCTATGTTATTGATAAGCTCCATTATAAGTACAGTTTTACCAACTCCTGCACCACCAAACAGTCCTATCTTTCCACCCTTTGCGTATGGTGCAATAAGGTCAACTACTTTTATTCCTGTCTCTAGTATTTCTGTAGAAGTCTCTTGGTCTTCATATGCAGGAGCCTCTCTATGAATAGGAAGGCGATTGCCTGTTCCTACATATTCCATATTATCAACAGGCTCTCCCAGAAGGTTAAAGATTCTTCCTAAAGTATCTCTTCCAACAGGTACCGTAATAGATTCACCTGTGTCTACAGCTTTTATCCCTCTAACTAGCCCATCTGTAGAGCTCATAGCAATGCATCTTACTGTATCGTTTCCTACGTGCTGAGATACTTCAACTACAATCTTTCTTCCGTCATGCTCAATTTCTACAGCATTTAGAAGATTTGGAAGTTCTTCAGTAGGAAACTTAATATCTAACACCGGTCCAATTATTTGAACCACTGTGCCTATTTTTCTTTCTGGCATTATTCTACCTCCTATCTTCTTACTTCAGTGCTTCTGCTCCTGCAACAATCTCTGATATTTCTTGAGTTATAGTTGCTTGTCTAGCTCTATTATACTTAAGCTGAAGCGACCCTATCATATCTTCTGCATTGTCTGTAGCTGATTCCATTGCTGTTCTTCTAGCTCCTTGCTCAGATGCAAATGATTCAACGATTGCTCCAAATATTATTCCATCTATATACTTAGGTACTAAATAATCAAATACACCTTCTGGCGATGGCTCATATACAGTTAAACTAGATTTAGCTGTAGCTCCTTCATCATCAAACTTAAGAGGCAGCAATTTAATTATCTGCGGTTCTTGAGTAAGTGTAGATACGAATTTAGTAAATACTATATACAGCTCATCTATTTCACCTGATTTATAAAGCGCAATAGCTTCTTCTGAAATTTGATGAATTTCTGCTACTTCTATAGATTCTGCTCCAGAAGAGAACTTTCCATGAAGTGGATATCCTCTTTTGTTGAAGAAGTCCATTGATTTTTTTCCCACTGCTATAACTGGATATTTTTGATTATCCATGTGATTTACAGCCATCTTTAGAACATTCGAGTTATATCCTCCTGCTAGTCCTCTATCTCCAGCAACAACGATATATCCTTTTTTACCCGTATCTCTATCCACTGTAAATTGAGATTTCAGTCCCTTTGTGCTACGAGAAATTTTTCTCATAGTATCATAAAGTGTATTGAAATAAGGTCTGGAATTTTCAACCTTTTCTTTGGCTTTTCTAAGCTTTGAAGATGCCACAAGCTCCATTGCTTTAGTGATTTGCATCGTGCTCTCAACGCTTTTGATACGCCTTTTGATGTCCTTCATTCCAACTCCTGCCATGCTCCATTCACCTCCTCATTTAGAGGCTACTTACTGTTTTTGAACTTAGTCTTGAATTCTTCAATAGCAGCCTTTAGTTTTTCTTCTGTTTCATCTGAGATATTCTTGCTAGTAGCTATATCCTTTCCAACTTCTGGATAAGCTTCTTTCATATAATTAAAGAATTCAGTTTCAAATTCACTGATGTCTTCAACTTCAATATCTTTAAGATAGTTATTGTTTACAGCATATATAATCATAATTTGATTTTCAACATCTATAGGAGATGATTCTGGTTGCTTTAGAACCTCAACGATTCTTTCTCCCTTTTCTAGACGTTCTCTAGTATCCTTGTCTAAGTCTGAGCCAAACTGAGCAAATGATTGAAGCTCTCTATACTGTGCATAAGCAAGCTTTACAGTACCAGCAACTTTTTTCATAGCTTTAATTTGAGCGTTACCTCCAACCCTTGAAACTGAGATACCAGGGTTTACTGCAGGTCTTACTCCTGAGAAGAATAGCTCTGACTCTAGGAATATCTGTCCGTCAGTTATAGAAATAACGTTAGTAGGAATGTATGCAGAAACGTCTCCTGCTTGAGTTTCTATTATAGGAAGCGCAGTAAGTGAACCTGCTCCTTTTTCATCGCTTAGCTTTGCAGCTCTTTCAAGTAATCTTGAATGCAAATAAAATACGTCTCCAGGATATGCCTCACGTCCCGGCGGTCTTCTAAGTAGAAGTGACATCGCACGATAAGCAACGGCATGCTTAGATAAATCATCGTATACGCAAAGAACGTGCTTTCCTTCATGCATAAAGTGTTCACCCATAGAGCATCCTGCATATGGCGATATATATTGAAGAGGTGCTAGCTCTGATGCTGTAGCCGCTACTACAATAGTATAATCCATAGCTCCTGCTTTTTCTAAAGTATCAACTATTTGAGCAACCGTTGAACGCTTTTGTCCGATAGCAACATAAATACATATAACATCCTTGCCTTTTTGGTTGATTATAGTATCGATAGCAATTGTAGTTTTACCTGTTTGTCTATCGCCTATAATAAGCTCTCTTTGTCCTCTTCCTATAGGAATCATAGAGTCAATTGACTTTATTCCAGTTTGTAGAGGCTCATGAACTGATTTTCTTTCAATGATTCCTGGCGCTTGAGTTTCAATAGGTCTAAATGTATCTGTATTTATTGGTCCTTTACCATCTATAGGTTGTCCAAGTGCGTTAAGTACTCTTCCAAGTAACTGGTTTCCTACTGGAACCTCCACAATACGTCCTGTTCTTTTAACAGTATCCCCTTCCTTGATGTTTTCATCTGAACCAAGCATTACGGCTCCGACAAAATCTTCCTCAAGGTTAAGGGCCATGGCATAGACATCTCCTTCAAACTGAAGCAGCTCACCTGCCATACATTTTTCTAGTCCGTGAATTCTAGCTATTCCGTCACCAACCTGAATAACTGTTCCAACATCCTGAAGATCTATTTTATTTTCATATCTTTTAATTTGTTGTTTTATAATGCTGCTTATTTCTTCTGGTCTAAGTTCCATGGTCTCACCACCCTTCTATGCAATTATTGCTGAAATATCTTGTTTTAGTCCTTCTAGACGGCTTTTTACACTGCCATCTATTTGTTCATTACCAATTTTAATTAAAATTCCACCTATAAGGCCAGAATCTACTAAGTGATTTAAAACGATTTCGCTACCAGTAATAGCTTGTAATTTTTCTATAAGTGCGGCTTTTAATTCTTCACTCAGAGGAGCTGCAGTTATTGCTGTTACCTCTTTTATGTTTCTAGCAGCATTTAGTAAATTTTTAAATTCATCAGCTATTTGAGGGAAAGCAGCTACTCTACTTTTATCTACTAGAATTTTCAGGAAATTAAATGTAGAAGTAGATAATTGATTAGCAAATACATTTTCTATCAAAGATTTTTTTTCTTCTTTAGATATCATAGGCGCTTTTAGTACCTTCATAAAATCAGCATTTTCAGTAAGCACTTTATCTATGAACTTAAGTTCTTCTAAAAAGTCATCTTCTTTTTGAAGCTCTTTTGCTACTTCATAAAAAGCTCCTGCATATCTTTGCTGTACTAGTTCTGCCATGATGTATCACCTACATTATCAATAAAATCTTTAATAAGGCGGTCATGATCAGAAGAATTGATATCCTTTTGAATAACCTTGCTCGCTATCATCATAGCAATCTCAGAAATATCATCCTTGATTTCATTCATTGCCTTTTGCTTTTCTCTTTCAATCTCGCTGTTGGCTTTAACAGTAATTCTTTCAGCTTCTTTCTTAGCTTCAGCTACTATCTCTTCAAAGCGATCTTCTCCTCTTTTTGAAGCTTCCTTAACAATTTCAGCTGCTTCAGATTTTGCCATAGCTATTTTGTCAGCATACTGTTTTTCAAGTAGTTCTGCCTTAGCTTTCGCTTCATCTGCCTCATTAAAGGCTTTTGCAACTTCATTCTGTCTATTTTCCATAAAGGTCTTAACAGGTTTGAAAAGGAGTTTTTTAAGAACTAGAAACAAGATAATGGTGTTAGCCCATGTAATTAATACTTCAAATACCCCAAGGCTTATAAAGTTTTGAAACATTTTCCTCCTCCTTCCTTATTTCTTGCTATTTCCAAGCTAATAACTATAATAAGTTGATTAGTGGGTTAGCAAATAAAAGAAGAAGCGCGATAACTAGACCATAGATACCTGTTGACTCAGCAACCGCTGCTCCAAGTAACATAGTTCTAACGATATCAGATTGTGCTTCTGGCTGTCTTCCAACTGCCTCTGCA
This is a stretch of genomic DNA from Acetoanaerobium sticklandii. It encodes these proteins:
- the atpD gene encoding F0F1 ATP synthase subunit beta; protein product: MPERKIGTVVQIIGPVLDIKFPTEELPNLLNAVEIEHDGRKIVVEVSQHVGNDTVRCIAMSSTDGLVRGIKAVDTGESITVPVGRDTLGRIFNLLGEPVDNMEYVGTGNRLPIHREAPAYEDQETSTEILETGIKVVDLIAPYAKGGKIGLFGGAGVGKTVLIMELINNIAKEHGGISVFTGVGERTREGNDLYEEMKESGVIDKTVLVYGQMNEPPGARMRVGLSGLTMAEYFRDQEGQDVLLFIDNIFRFTQAGSEVSALLGRMPSAVGYQPTLATEMGALQERITSTKKGSITSVQAVYVPADDLTDPAPATTFAHLDATTVLSRNIASLGIYPAVDPLDSTSRILSADIVGKEHYDVARDVQSILQRYKELQDIIAILGMDELSDEDKLTVSRARKIQRFLSQPFSVAEQFTGMEGKYVPLKETIRGFREIIEGKYDDLPESAFLFVGTIDEVVEKAKKGE
- the atpG gene encoding ATP synthase F1 subunit gamma — encoded protein: MAGVGMKDIKRRIKSVESTMQITKAMELVASSKLRKAKEKVENSRPYFNTLYDTMRKISRSTKGLKSQFTVDRDTGKKGYIVVAGDRGLAGGYNSNVLKMAVNHMDNQKYPVIAVGKKSMDFFNKRGYPLHGKFSSGAESIEVAEIHQISEEAIALYKSGEIDELYIVFTKFVSTLTQEPQIIKLLPLKFDDEGATAKSSLTVYEPSPEGVFDYLVPKYIDGIIFGAIVESFASEQGARRTAMESATDNAEDMIGSLQLKYNRARQATITQEISEIVAGAEALK
- the atpA gene encoding F0F1 ATP synthase subunit alpha, with the protein product MELRPEEISSIIKQQIKRYENKIDLQDVGTVIQVGDGIARIHGLEKCMAGELLQFEGDVYAMALNLEEDFVGAVMLGSDENIKEGDTVKRTGRIVEVPVGNQLLGRVLNALGQPIDGKGPINTDTFRPIETQAPGIIERKSVHEPLQTGIKSIDSMIPIGRGQRELIIGDRQTGKTTIAIDTIINQKGKDVICIYVAIGQKRSTVAQIVDTLEKAGAMDYTIVVAATASELAPLQYISPYAGCSMGEHFMHEGKHVLCVYDDLSKHAVAYRAMSLLLRRPPGREAYPGDVFYLHSRLLERAAKLSDEKGAGSLTALPIIETQAGDVSAYIPTNVISITDGQIFLESELFFSGVRPAVNPGISVSRVGGNAQIKAMKKVAGTVKLAYAQYRELQSFAQFGSDLDKDTRERLEKGERIVEVLKQPESSPIDVENQIMIIYAVNNNYLKDIEVEDISEFETEFFNYMKEAYPEVGKDIATSKNISDETEEKLKAAIEEFKTKFKNSK
- a CDS encoding F0F1 ATP synthase subunit delta; the encoded protein is MAELVQQRYAGAFYEVAKELQKEDDFLEELKFIDKVLTENADFMKVLKAPMISKEEKKSLIENVFANQLSTSTFNFLKILVDKSRVAAFPQIADEFKNLLNAARNIKEVTAITAAPLSEELKAALIEKLQAITGSEIVLNHLVDSGLIGGILIKIGNEQIDGSVKSRLEGLKQDISAIIA
- the atpF gene encoding F0F1 ATP synthase subunit B — encoded protein: MFQNFISLGVFEVLITWANTIILFLVLKKLLFKPVKTFMENRQNEVAKAFNEADEAKAKAELLEKQYADKIAMAKSEAAEIVKEASKRGEDRFEEIVAEAKKEAERITVKANSEIEREKQKAMNEIKDDISEIAMMIASKVIQKDINSSDHDRLIKDFIDNVGDTSWQN
- the atpE gene encoding ATP synthase F0 subunit C, with amino-acid sequence MERAIILAASAIGAGLAMIAGIGPGIGQGFAAGKGAEAVGRQPEAQSDIVRTMLLGAAVAESTGIYGLVIALLLLFANPLINLL